The stretch of DNA ACCCAATCTTGATAGAACTACCAAGTGAATAAGGACGCATTGACCAACGGCATTTCAGCCCATAAACCACAATCCACTGACCCAATACCAGAACAAATACCCCTAGCACGGGTGGAAAAGAAGGCATTCGACTACTCTCTTAATCCAAATGTATAGTACCAAGAATTATTCTTAAGTAGAGGAAGCAGGCTCCTTCTTCTCCGACTCTTCTTCCTTTTCCTCAGCTTTTTCCTCCgtctttttttcttccttttcctcagtctttttttcttccttttcctCAGTTTTCTCCTCAGTCTTTTTTTCTTCAACGCTCAGCTTCTCAAGAAGCCCAGCAGCTGCAGATGCATCTTCATTGTCTTCCTTCTGCTGTTGCGACTCAGCAACTTCTTGGAAAGTCTCCATGAAGAGTTTGCAATCTAATACAAAAGCCAAGCAATAACCAACCATTAATAACCTACAATAATTGAGTTACCAAATACAAAATGCGACACCCTGATATAAAATGAACTAACAGATCACCAAGAACCACAAGTATAATGTGAATGAGTAATTGTAGCCTTAGATAAGTTTCAAACCCTACACAATTGGAGGGTTGTGAATCCAAACCACCTTTTTATGATTACAAGTGAACACACCCACTTAAGCATTTAAAACTTAATCATATTCATACGTACAGGAAATAAATAAGATAACGAATGCTTGACAGGAGCGTTCACAAAATTCTTAACTACCTACATGATATATGCTTAGTAAATTGGGAAAATAATGCatctaaattcaaaattaaggaCCACTGACCCAAAAAAGCAAGCAAACAATCAGTGACATAGCTGGTATAATAAGAAACGATGCAGCAATGCATAATTCGCATAATTTAAATCACTCACACTCAGATAAGAAAACTGATCCAAGTAATTTCAATAATATCCAAAACAATTCCAATGTAAAGATCAAATACAGAACAAGCTTTCAGATATACTCACTTTCAACTGATGCAAATCTAATGCAAAAAAGCTCGTCCTTCAATTCACCCTCAGCGAAATCCGTAGCGTGCCACACACAAGATTTGTCATTACCAGCGTGTTCTGTCACAGTCATGGTTGGCAAAACTGCAAGCAATAGCGCAAAACACGCAGTCAAATTCAAAGCCCTAGCTAAAACaagcatatatatatgatatattgatATACACAATATTAATAACAATAATCGACAAAAGAGTGACTAACCAAGATGATTGGCGCAGATCTTGAGGGTTTTGGATTGCCTCATAACAAGACGAACCTTGCCACTCTCCTTGTGCTTCAAAAACTTGACGGTACCAGCGCCTCGCTCTTTCCACTGATTTCCATCTTTGTCAAATCGGTAAAGCTTCGACTTACTAAAGCGACACAAATTGAAAAACAATAATCAATTaactaaatgaaaaaataaacccTAGATTCTGCAGATCGCAAGAACCCTAAAAAgcacaaaaagaaaaaggaaaaagtgaAAGGATTAACATACAGATCGAGGATGGCCTCCTCGTGCTCTTCACCAGTAGTGACGGTGACCTCCTCAAGTTTGACGATCGGAGCAACCTGAGCACCGGTG from Cannabis sativa cultivar Pink pepper isolate KNU-18-1 chromosome 2, ASM2916894v1, whole genome shotgun sequence encodes:
- the LOC115719326 gene encoding ran-binding protein 1 homolog b, with product MASKEPEHEPRADEEETTAAEDEDTGAQVAPIVKLEEVTVTTGEEHEEAILDLKSKLYRFDKDGNQWKERGAGTVKFLKHKESGKVRLVMRQSKTLKICANHLVLPTMTVTEHAGNDKSCVWHATDFAEGELKDELFCIRFASVENCKLFMETFQEVAESQQQKEDNEDASAAAGLLEKLSVEEKKTEEKTEEKEEKKTEEKEEKKTEEKAEEKEEESEKKEPASST